In Labrys wisconsinensis, the following are encoded in one genomic region:
- a CDS encoding sensor histidine kinase, with protein MRMETGESAGRDRGGFAPSRRRDVSLKLRDVRERLTSSNGLRQAFDVEMIRQFAQSRLSATLAVAVMVTAVAFAASLWGNRVLLAIWWMTCFSTQATMVTLSSRFLDMSGGPIISRIWRRRFALAEGLNALAWVILAVQLWMVGADAARYFVLFLMMLVVAMATILSATLPAVMYVGAVPISLVVVGLAIASGNAAMTAMAMMALGTAVYFMILGHRLHDFTVETLEFRAEKDSLITELEQAKANSDEARRRAEEANLAKSRFLATMSHELRTPLNAILGFSEVMKSEVFGPLNIPTYKEYVADIHASGQHLLNLINEILDLSRIEAGRYELKEEAVHLVHLVDECQHLLKLRAKAKGIKVHQVFESGMPAIWADERAVRQIALNLLSNAIKFTPQGGEVFLKVGWTSAGGQYLLIADTGPGIPEEEIPTVLASFGRGSLAIKTAEQGTGLGLPIVKGLVDLHGGKFSLRSKLREGTEVTVIFPAERVMEALPPIVDGKPARRARAA; from the coding sequence ATGCGTATGGAGACGGGCGAATCGGCCGGAAGGGACCGGGGCGGTTTCGCGCCTTCGCGCCGCCGCGACGTTTCGCTGAAGCTTCGCGACGTGCGCGAGCGCCTGACCTCGTCGAACGGCCTGCGCCAGGCCTTCGACGTGGAGATGATCCGCCAGTTCGCCCAGAGCCGGCTGAGCGCCACGCTGGCGGTCGCGGTCATGGTCACGGCGGTCGCCTTCGCCGCCAGCCTCTGGGGCAACCGCGTGCTGCTGGCGATCTGGTGGATGACCTGCTTCTCCACCCAGGCGACCATGGTGACGCTGTCGAGCCGCTTCCTCGACATGTCGGGCGGCCCGATCATCTCCCGGATCTGGCGCCGGCGCTTCGCCCTTGCCGAAGGCCTGAATGCGCTCGCCTGGGTGATCCTGGCGGTGCAGCTCTGGATGGTCGGTGCCGACGCGGCGCGCTATTTCGTGCTGTTCCTGATGATGCTGGTCGTCGCCATGGCGACGATCCTCTCCGCCACCCTGCCGGCGGTGATGTATGTCGGCGCGGTGCCGATCTCGCTGGTGGTGGTCGGCCTGGCCATCGCCTCGGGCAACGCGGCGATGACCGCGATGGCGATGATGGCGCTCGGCACCGCGGTCTATTTCATGATCCTCGGCCACCGCCTGCACGACTTCACCGTGGAGACGCTGGAGTTTCGCGCCGAGAAGGATTCGCTGATCACCGAGCTTGAGCAGGCCAAGGCCAATTCCGACGAGGCGCGCCGCCGGGCCGAGGAGGCCAACCTCGCCAAGTCGCGCTTCCTCGCCACCATGAGCCACGAGCTGCGCACGCCGCTCAACGCCATCCTCGGCTTCTCCGAGGTGATGAAGTCGGAAGTGTTCGGGCCGCTGAACATCCCGACCTACAAGGAATACGTCGCCGACATCCATGCCAGCGGCCAGCACCTGCTCAACCTGATCAACGAGATCCTCGACCTCTCGCGCATCGAGGCCGGGCGCTACGAGCTGAAGGAGGAGGCCGTCCACCTCGTGCATCTCGTCGACGAGTGCCAGCACCTGCTCAAGCTGCGCGCCAAGGCCAAGGGCATCAAGGTGCACCAGGTGTTCGAGAGCGGCATGCCGGCGATCTGGGCGGACGAGCGGGCCGTGCGCCAGATCGCGCTCAACCTGCTCTCCAACGCCATCAAGTTCACGCCTCAGGGCGGCGAGGTCTTCCTCAAGGTCGGCTGGACCTCGGCCGGCGGCCAATATCTGCTGATCGCCGATACCGGCCCGGGCATCCCCGAGGAGGAGATCCCCACCGTGCTCGCCAGCTTCGGTCGCGGCTCCCTCGCGATCAAGACGGCGGAGCAGGGCACCGGCCTCGGCCTGCCGATCGTCAAGGGCCTGGTCGACCTGCACGGCGGCAAGTTCAGCCTGCGCTCGAAGCTGCGCGAGGGCACCGAGGTCACCGTGATCTTCCCGGCCGAACGGGTGATGGAGGCGCTTCCCCCGATCGTCGACGGCAAGCCGGCCCGACGGGCACGGGCCGCCTGA
- a CDS encoding thermonuclease family protein: MKLRRFLDMVAAYALVVLLIVIAIKLTRGTAPVFEGRAYVIDGDTLALGSERLRLVGIDAPELGQSCEAGGIAVPCGRRAREALRALVTAGVRCEGHGRDVYHRVLATCTAGAGDLGARMVADGQAVADGCCWAEEAAARRARRGIWAGAFERPAAWRRARRMHESVAQEP, encoded by the coding sequence ATGAAACTGCGGCGTTTTCTGGACATGGTCGCCGCCTATGCGCTGGTCGTCCTGTTGATCGTCATCGCCATCAAGCTGACCCGCGGCACGGCGCCGGTGTTCGAGGGCCGGGCCTATGTCATCGACGGCGACACGCTGGCGCTCGGCAGCGAGCGGCTGCGCCTTGTCGGCATCGACGCGCCCGAGCTCGGCCAGAGCTGCGAGGCCGGCGGCATCGCCGTTCCCTGCGGCCGGCGGGCGCGCGAGGCGCTGCGCGCCCTGGTGACGGCAGGCGTGCGCTGCGAGGGCCATGGGCGCGACGTCTATCACCGCGTCCTGGCGACCTGCACGGCGGGCGCCGGCGATCTCGGCGCCCGCATGGTCGCCGACGGCCAGGCGGTGGCGGATGGCTGCTGCTGGGCCGAGGAAGCGGCGGCGCGGCGCGCCCGCCGCGGCATCTGGGCCGGCGCCTTCGAGCGGCCGGCGGCGTGGCGCCGGGCTCGCCGCATGCACGAAAGCGTTGCACAAGAGCCCTAA
- a CDS encoding MBL fold metallo-hydrolase — MRVTILGCGDAFGSGGRFQAATLIEAGGAACLLDCGASTMSAINTYGVDPDRIDLIALTHLHGDHFGGVPFFLLDAQWLRARRRPLVIAGPPGTGERLRSANEVLFNGSANRSDWGFSWRVEEIEPGASHSLCGFDIRTVEVVHPCGAPPTAVRIEADGKAFVHSGDTEWTDALPAIARGTDLFFLECFAYRPTPTHLDYTTILARRDAFDAAAIVLTHLGPEMLKRLDAVDRALFDVAEDGRVFEL; from the coding sequence ATGCGCGTGACCATCCTGGGTTGTGGCGATGCCTTCGGCTCCGGCGGCCGGTTCCAGGCGGCGACGCTGATCGAGGCCGGCGGGGCCGCCTGCCTTCTCGACTGCGGCGCCTCGACCATGTCCGCCATCAACACCTACGGCGTCGATCCCGACCGCATCGACCTCATCGCGCTCACCCATCTCCACGGCGATCATTTCGGCGGCGTGCCCTTCTTCCTGCTCGACGCGCAATGGCTCCGGGCACGACGGCGGCCCTTGGTCATCGCCGGACCGCCGGGCACGGGCGAACGGCTGCGCTCGGCCAACGAGGTGCTGTTCAACGGATCGGCCAACCGGTCGGATTGGGGCTTCTCCTGGCGGGTGGAGGAAATCGAGCCTGGGGCGAGCCACAGCCTCTGCGGCTTCGACATCCGCACCGTCGAGGTGGTCCATCCCTGCGGCGCCCCGCCGACCGCCGTGCGGATCGAGGCGGACGGCAAGGCCTTCGTCCATTCCGGCGACACCGAATGGACCGACGCGCTGCCGGCGATCGCCCGCGGCACGGACCTGTTCTTCCTGGAGTGCTTCGCCTACCGGCCGACCCCGACCCATCTCGACTACACGACGATCCTGGCCAGGCGCGACGCGTTCGATGCGGCAGCGATCGTGCTCACCCATCTCGGGCCGGAGATGCTGAAGCGCCTCGACGCGGTCGACCGGGCTCTGTTCGACGTGGCTGAGGACGGCCGGGTGTTCGAGCTCTGA
- a CDS encoding SDR family oxidoreductase: MIDLAGRTVLLTGALGSLGRVQAEALVAAGAALILLDRPGHAGADAMLAGLGPAARYLGQDLNHPAAAKQAVAALAEETGGIDVLINNAALIINRPFEEFSIEEYEDQLRVNAAAAFALAQAVAPGMKARGYGKIVNFCSVTLNGRWEGYVPYVASKGAMLGLTKSLARELGPHGIRVNAVSPGAVVSEAEARVFGDRLQQYNDWILENQSLKARIEPRHVADLVLFLVSPASDMISGQNLAIDGGW, from the coding sequence ATGATCGATCTTGCCGGAAGGACGGTGCTCCTGACCGGCGCGCTCGGCTCCCTCGGCCGGGTGCAGGCCGAGGCCCTGGTCGCGGCAGGCGCGGCGCTGATCCTGCTCGACCGTCCCGGCCATGCCGGCGCCGACGCCATGCTGGCGGGGCTCGGCCCGGCGGCGCGCTATCTCGGCCAGGACCTCAACCATCCCGCCGCCGCCAAACAGGCGGTCGCGGCGCTCGCCGAGGAGACCGGCGGCATCGACGTGCTGATCAACAATGCCGCCCTGATCATCAACCGGCCGTTCGAAGAGTTCTCGATCGAGGAGTACGAGGACCAGCTGCGCGTCAACGCCGCCGCCGCCTTCGCCCTGGCGCAGGCCGTGGCGCCGGGCATGAAGGCCAGGGGCTATGGCAAGATCGTCAATTTCTGCTCCGTGACGCTGAACGGGCGCTGGGAGGGCTATGTCCCCTATGTCGCCTCCAAGGGCGCCATGCTGGGCCTGACCAAGTCGCTGGCCCGCGAGCTCGGTCCGCACGGCATCCGCGTCAATGCGGTGTCGCCCGGCGCCGTCGTCTCCGAGGCGGAGGCGCGCGTGTTCGGCGATCGCCTCCAGCAATACAACGACTGGATCCTGGAGAATCAGTCGCTCAAGGCCCGCATCGAGCCGCGGCACGTCGCCGACCTCGTGCTGTTCCTGGTCTCGCCGGCCTCCGACATGATCAGCGGCCAGAACCTGGCGATCGACGGCGGCTGGTAG
- a CDS encoding ATP-binding cassette domain-containing protein, translating to MVPVIECRGLHKWYSGVHALKGVSLSIAPGEVVGLVGDNGAGKSTLIKIISGVHGPDRGEILVDGKSARIATPKDAMRLGIETIYQYNAMVPTMSIARNLFIGREPLKASFFGIGLLDQARMRAESVKAIADVDLHLRSPDALVGELSGGQRQGVAIARAMHFKSRVLVLDEPTNHLSVKETSKVIGFVRGLKAQTITGIFISHNMQHVFQSCERVVAMARGEIVFDKPTVETSIEEVQEHL from the coding sequence ATGGTGCCGGTCATCGAATGCCGCGGCCTGCACAAATGGTATTCGGGCGTCCACGCCCTCAAGGGGGTCAGCCTTTCCATCGCCCCCGGCGAGGTTGTCGGCCTCGTCGGCGACAACGGCGCCGGCAAGTCGACGCTGATCAAGATCATCTCCGGCGTGCACGGGCCGGACCGCGGCGAGATCCTGGTCGACGGCAAGTCGGCCCGCATCGCCACCCCCAAGGATGCGATGCGCCTCGGCATCGAGACCATTTACCAGTACAACGCCATGGTCCCGACCATGTCGATCGCGCGCAACCTCTTCATCGGCCGCGAGCCGCTGAAGGCCTCGTTCTTCGGCATCGGCCTGCTCGACCAGGCCCGGATGCGCGCGGAGAGCGTCAAGGCGATCGCCGACGTCGACCTGCACCTGCGCTCGCCCGATGCCCTGGTGGGCGAGCTCTCCGGCGGCCAGCGCCAGGGCGTGGCCATCGCCCGCGCCATGCATTTCAAGTCCAGGGTGCTGGTGTTGGACGAGCCGACCAATCATCTCTCGGTCAAGGAGACCAGCAAGGTGATCGGTTTCGTGCGCGGCCTCAAGGCCCAGACCATCACCGGCATCTTCATCTCCCACAACATGCAGCACGTCTTCCAGTCCTGCGAGCGGGTGGTCGCCATGGCGCGCGGCGAGATCGTCTTCGACAAGCCGACGGTCGAGACCAGCATCGAGGAAGTGCAGGAGCATCTTTGA
- a CDS encoding ABC transporter permease: MKRLLKIYLEKPEFAGVALLVILAAVFQWRSDGVFLSADNVRGILGILPEVGLVAVGVTLLMICGEFDLSVGSVFALMPMSVAILLGDGVPFWPAVAAGLAVCALIGFVNGAVTVRFAIPSFITTLGMLFIARSLTVVISGGFPPLLPDDIPAWVFTQFIGPNDLFRMSFVWFAGLAALVAALLSLTNFGNWVKATGGFVDAAASMGIPVRRVKIACFMLCSMLAGLAGLIQVLRLGSPLPSIGEGLELQAVAAAVIGGAALTGGIGTVFGAIVGALLIRIIDNGLVLSQVDANWFKFAIGLLTILAVVANAWLRRTARRIKLEG; encoded by the coding sequence ATGAAGCGGCTCCTGAAGATCTATCTGGAGAAGCCGGAATTCGCCGGGGTGGCGCTGCTGGTCATCCTCGCGGCCGTCTTCCAATGGCGCTCCGACGGCGTCTTCCTGTCCGCGGACAATGTCCGCGGCATCCTCGGCATCCTGCCCGAGGTCGGCCTGGTCGCCGTCGGCGTGACGCTGCTGATGATCTGCGGCGAGTTCGACCTCTCCGTCGGCTCGGTCTTCGCGCTGATGCCGATGTCGGTGGCGATCCTCCTGGGCGACGGCGTGCCGTTCTGGCCGGCGGTCGCGGCCGGCCTCGCCGTCTGCGCCCTGATCGGCTTCGTCAACGGCGCGGTGACGGTGCGCTTCGCCATCCCGAGCTTCATCACCACGCTCGGCATGCTGTTCATCGCCCGCTCGCTCACCGTGGTGATCTCCGGCGGCTTTCCGCCGCTGCTCCCCGACGACATCCCCGCCTGGGTGTTCACGCAGTTCATCGGACCGAACGATCTCTTCCGCATGTCCTTCGTCTGGTTCGCCGGCCTGGCGGCGTTGGTCGCGGCGCTGCTGTCGCTCACCAATTTCGGCAATTGGGTCAAGGCGACCGGCGGCTTCGTCGACGCGGCCGCGTCGATGGGCATCCCGGTGCGCCGGGTCAAGATCGCCTGCTTCATGCTCTGCTCGATGCTGGCGGGCCTGGCCGGGCTGATCCAGGTGCTGCGGCTCGGCTCGCCGCTGCCCTCGATCGGCGAGGGGTTGGAGCTGCAGGCCGTGGCGGCTGCCGTCATCGGCGGGGCGGCGCTGACCGGCGGCATCGGCACCGTCTTCGGGGCGATCGTCGGGGCGCTCCTGATCCGCATCATCGACAACGGCCTGGTGCTGAGCCAGGTCGACGCCAACTGGTTCAAGTTCGCCATCGGCCTGCTCACCATCCTCGCCGTGGTCGCCAACGCCTGGCTGCGGCGGACGGCGCGGCGCATCAAGCTGGAGGGCTGA
- a CDS encoding sugar ABC transporter substrate-binding protein, with amino-acid sequence MRNSVLGASLLALLIGCGAAEAAPLTIAFTIHSSASNTFWQSVKKGFEDACGKVQANCQMIFTQTEGSVEQQAANMQAALARKPDALITTIVDNKAFDQIIADARKAGIIVIAANVDDTEGAAGNARQAFIGQGFIPAGYSLAKAQARNFPKDGPIKVLVGISAPGQNWSEQRGAGVIKFMEEFKKANPGREVSIERIDSGTDLAITADRVGAYLNAHPDTTAYFDTGYWHAAVARVLKDRGVPPGKVLLGGFDLVPEVLQQMKAGYVQVQVDQQPYMQGFMPVMEAYLAKTAGLAPADIDTGQGIVTPDQVDTIMALSKQGLR; translated from the coding sequence ATGCGGAATTCAGTGCTCGGGGCGAGTCTTCTCGCCCTGCTGATCGGCTGCGGCGCGGCCGAGGCGGCGCCCCTCACCATCGCCTTCACCATCCACTCCTCGGCCTCGAACACGTTCTGGCAGAGCGTCAAGAAGGGCTTCGAGGATGCGTGCGGCAAGGTCCAGGCCAATTGCCAGATGATCTTCACGCAGACCGAGGGCTCGGTCGAGCAGCAGGCGGCCAACATGCAGGCGGCGCTGGCCCGCAAGCCCGATGCGCTCATCACCACCATCGTCGACAACAAGGCCTTCGACCAGATCATCGCCGACGCCCGCAAGGCCGGCATCATCGTCATCGCCGCCAATGTCGACGACACCGAGGGCGCGGCCGGCAATGCCCGCCAGGCCTTCATCGGCCAGGGCTTCATCCCCGCCGGCTATTCGCTCGCCAAGGCGCAGGCGCGCAATTTCCCCAAGGACGGCCCGATCAAGGTGCTGGTCGGCATCTCCGCGCCCGGCCAGAACTGGTCGGAGCAGCGCGGCGCCGGCGTGATCAAGTTCATGGAGGAGTTCAAGAAGGCCAATCCCGGCCGCGAGGTCTCGATCGAGCGCATCGATTCCGGCACGGACCTCGCCATCACCGCCGACCGCGTCGGCGCCTATCTCAATGCCCATCCCGACACGACCGCCTATTTCGACACCGGCTACTGGCATGCCGCCGTCGCCCGCGTGCTCAAGGACCGCGGCGTGCCGCCGGGCAAGGTGCTACTCGGCGGCTTCGACCTGGTGCCCGAGGTGCTGCAGCAGATGAAGGCGGGCTACGTGCAGGTGCAGGTCGACCAGCAGCCCTACATGCAGGGCTTCATGCCGGTCATGGAGGCCTATCTCGCCAAGACCGCCGGCCTGGCGCCCGCCGACATCGACACCGGGCAGGGCATCGTCACGCCCGACCAGGTCGACACGATCATGGCGCTGTCGAAGCAGGGCCTGCGATGA
- a CDS encoding mandelate racemase/muconate lactonizing enzyme family protein: MKITALETIRLQEFANLLWLKVHTDEGLTGLGETFFMPATVEAYVHEVLAPKVIGRDPLAIDRLARDVTGYLGFRSTGVEARGNSAFDIALWDLFGRATGQPIAQLLGGFSRRKIRTYNTCAGTAYMREARGQSSANWGLGGKELDDLDAFLHRADELAEDLLAEGITAMKIWPFDLAAEKSDGWSIPAAELKAALVPFEKIRAAVGDRIDIMVEFHSLWQLLPAIEIAKALTPLRTFWHEDPIRMDSLGDLARYAAVSPAPICASETLGSRWAFRDLLETGAAGVVMLDIAWCGGLSEARKIAAMAEAWHLPVAPHDCTGPVVLCASTHLSLNAPNALIQESVRAYYRTWYRDLVTAVPPVVDGEITVPPGPGLGLELAPDITKRFTATVRTSRGD, encoded by the coding sequence ATGAAGATCACCGCCCTCGAGACCATCCGCCTCCAGGAGTTCGCCAATCTCCTCTGGCTGAAGGTGCACACGGACGAGGGCCTGACCGGGCTCGGCGAGACCTTCTTCATGCCGGCCACGGTGGAAGCCTATGTGCACGAGGTGCTCGCCCCCAAGGTCATCGGCCGGGATCCGCTCGCCATCGACCGGCTCGCCCGCGACGTGACCGGCTATCTCGGCTTCCGCTCGACCGGCGTCGAGGCCCGCGGCAATTCCGCCTTCGACATCGCCCTGTGGGACCTGTTCGGCCGGGCGACCGGCCAGCCGATCGCCCAATTGCTCGGCGGCTTCTCGCGCCGCAAGATCCGCACCTACAACACCTGCGCCGGCACCGCCTACATGCGCGAGGCCAGGGGCCAGAGCAGCGCCAACTGGGGCCTCGGCGGCAAGGAGCTCGACGACCTCGACGCCTTCCTCCACCGCGCCGACGAGCTGGCTGAGGATCTCCTCGCCGAGGGCATCACGGCGATGAAGATCTGGCCCTTCGACCTTGCCGCCGAAAAATCCGACGGCTGGTCGATCCCGGCGGCGGAGCTGAAGGCGGCGCTGGTGCCCTTCGAGAAGATCCGCGCCGCGGTCGGCGACCGGATCGACATCATGGTCGAGTTCCACTCGCTCTGGCAGCTGCTGCCGGCGATCGAGATCGCCAAGGCCCTGACGCCGCTCCGCACCTTCTGGCACGAGGATCCGATCCGGATGGATTCGCTCGGCGACCTCGCGCGCTATGCCGCGGTCTCGCCGGCGCCGATCTGCGCCTCGGAGACGCTCGGCAGCCGCTGGGCCTTCCGCGACCTGCTCGAGACCGGCGCGGCCGGGGTGGTGATGCTCGATATCGCCTGGTGCGGCGGCCTGTCCGAGGCCCGCAAGATCGCCGCCATGGCGGAGGCCTGGCACCTGCCGGTCGCCCCGCACGACTGCACCGGGCCGGTGGTGCTGTGCGCCTCGACCCATCTCTCGCTCAACGCGCCGAACGCCCTGATCCAGGAGAGCGTGCGCGCCTATTACCGCACCTGGTACCGCGATCTCGTCACCGCGGTGCCCCCGGTGGTGGACGGTGAGATCACCGTCCCGCCGGGCCCCGGGCTCGGGCTGGAGCTCGCGCCTGACATCACCAAGCGATTCACGGCGACGGTCCGCACCTCCAGGGGAGACTGA
- a CDS encoding FadR/GntR family transcriptional regulator gives MVAGPLETEAPEVGLVDRVIAAVKDHIRSNGLAPGDVLPSESALALQIGVSRAVVREAFRSMVALRLIDIGNGRRARVSKIDPSVLASMLDHAVHTDQITIQQIYDTRRTIELRTVTLAAMRRSDREAAEIAALAAGMRRDFFEAEAVMEHDIAFHEAIGRASRNPMLNLIVGSFHVVTRQTWGIGWKSRTSDGQRMASVECHEAIARAITARDHEAAQALMAEHFDLSVKALLAAGIN, from the coding sequence GTGGTCGCAGGCCCGCTCGAGACGGAGGCGCCGGAGGTCGGCCTGGTCGACCGGGTGATCGCCGCGGTCAAGGACCATATCCGCTCCAACGGCCTCGCCCCCGGCGACGTGCTGCCGAGCGAGAGCGCCCTGGCGCTGCAGATCGGCGTGTCGCGCGCCGTGGTGCGCGAGGCCTTCCGCTCCATGGTCGCCCTGCGGCTGATCGACATCGGCAACGGCCGCCGCGCCCGCGTCTCGAAGATCGACCCGAGCGTGCTGGCCAGCATGCTCGACCATGCCGTCCATACCGACCAGATCACCATCCAGCAGATCTACGACACCCGTCGGACCATCGAGCTTCGGACCGTGACGCTGGCGGCCATGCGACGCTCCGACCGCGAGGCGGCCGAGATCGCGGCGCTGGCGGCGGGGATGCGGCGGGATTTCTTCGAGGCGGAGGCGGTGATGGAGCACGACATCGCCTTCCACGAGGCGATCGGGCGCGCCTCGCGCAACCCGATGCTGAACCTGATCGTCGGCTCCTTCCACGTCGTCACCCGCCAGACCTGGGGCATCGGCTGGAAGAGCCGGACCAGCGACGGGCAGCGCATGGCCAGCGTCGAGTGCCACGAGGCGATCGCTCGGGCGATCACCGCGCGCGACCACGAGGCGGCGCAGGCCCTGATGGCCGAGCATTTCGACCTCTCGGTCAAGGCACTCCTCGCCGCCGGCATCAATTGA
- the dusA gene encoding tRNA dihydrouridine(20/20a) synthase DusA: protein MEQYQGFRLAVAPMMDWTDRHCRVFHRILSRRARLYSEMVTTGAVLHGDRTRLLGFSPEEHPVAVQLGGSNPADLARAARICEELGYDEVNLNVGCPSDRVQEGRFGACLMQEPALVGEGVAAMKAAVHIPVTVKCRIGVDEQDPEAALDALVAAVHAAGVDGLTVHARKAWLKGLSPRENRDIPPLDHDRVYRLKAAHPDLPVAINGGIRSVAEWREHLARLDGVMIGREAYQNPEILLAVDPELHGEPAPVADGFEAIERMLPYVEARLAEGVRLSAITRHMIGLFPGRPGARLYRRHLATESVKPGAGTGVLREAAEHVRRAERRLEAA, encoded by the coding sequence ATGGAACAATATCAAGGGTTTAGATTGGCCGTTGCCCCCATGATGGATTGGACGGACCGGCATTGCCGCGTCTTCCACCGCATCCTGTCGCGCCGGGCTCGGCTCTATAGCGAGATGGTGACGACGGGCGCGGTGCTGCACGGCGACCGCACGCGCCTGCTCGGTTTCTCGCCGGAGGAGCATCCGGTGGCGGTTCAGCTCGGCGGCTCCAATCCGGCCGACCTCGCGCGGGCGGCGCGCATCTGCGAGGAGCTCGGCTATGATGAGGTCAACCTCAATGTCGGCTGCCCGTCCGACCGGGTGCAGGAGGGCCGCTTCGGCGCCTGCCTGATGCAGGAGCCGGCCCTGGTCGGGGAGGGCGTGGCCGCGATGAAGGCGGCAGTGCATATTCCCGTCACGGTCAAGTGCCGCATCGGCGTCGACGAGCAGGACCCGGAGGCTGCCCTCGACGCCCTGGTCGCCGCGGTGCACGCGGCCGGCGTCGACGGCCTCACCGTCCATGCGCGCAAGGCCTGGCTCAAGGGGCTCAGCCCGCGCGAGAACCGCGACATCCCGCCGCTCGACCATGACCGCGTCTACCGGCTCAAGGCCGCCCATCCCGACCTGCCGGTGGCGATCAACGGCGGTATCAGGTCCGTTGCCGAGTGGCGCGAGCACCTCGCCCGGCTCGACGGGGTGATGATCGGCCGCGAGGCCTACCAGAACCCCGAGATCCTGCTGGCCGTCGACCCGGAGCTGCACGGCGAGCCGGCGCCGGTCGCCGACGGCTTCGAGGCGATCGAGCGCATGCTGCCCTATGTCGAGGCGCGGCTGGCCGAAGGCGTCAGGCTGAGCGCCATCACGCGCCATATGATCGGCCTGTTCCCCGGCCGGCCGGGCGCGCGGCTCTACCGCCGCCACCTCGCCACCGAGTCGGTCAAGCCCGGCGCCGGCACCGGCGTGCTGCGCGAGGCGGCCGAGCACGTGCGCCGCGCCGAGCGCCGCCTCGAGGCGGCCTGA
- a CDS encoding Rid family hydrolase, whose translation MSSEWPVLRSPGVAPGRSSGSAFGGLACAVATSDDKSLNLDGQARRCFAKIDRVLNDLGTDKRFLLSVTVYLSNIGDKDVFEAAWRDWVGDDSRFWPQRACIGAALSPGTLVELSVTAGRPA comes from the coding sequence ATGTCGTCGGAATGGCCGGTCCTGAGGTCGCCTGGCGTCGCCCCCGGTCGGAGCTCGGGATCCGCCTTCGGCGGGCTCGCATGCGCTGTCGCGACATCCGACGACAAATCTTTGAATCTGGATGGTCAGGCCAGGCGCTGCTTTGCGAAGATCGATCGCGTGTTGAATGATCTCGGCACGGACAAACGATTTCTTCTGTCGGTGACGGTCTATCTCTCCAACATCGGCGACAAGGATGTGTTCGAGGCGGCATGGCGCGACTGGGTCGGCGATGACTCGCGTTTTTGGCCGCAGCGCGCTTGCATCGGGGCAGCGCTCTCACCCGGAACGCTCGTCGAGCTTTCGGTGACGGCCGGACGGCCGGCATGA